One part of the Aspergillus luchuensis IFO 4308 DNA, chromosome 5, nearly complete sequence genome encodes these proteins:
- the NMT1_2 gene encoding glycylpeptide N-tetradecanoyltransferase swoF (BUSCO:EOG09261SS1;~COG:I;~EggNog:ENOG410PIAT;~InterPro:IPR022678,IPR022677,IPR022676,IPR016181, IPR000903;~PFAM:PF02799,PF01233;~go_function: GO:0004379 - glycylpeptide N-tetradecanoyltransferase activity [Evidence IEA];~go_process: GO:0006499 - N-terminal protein myristoylation [Evidence IEA]) → MSDPKDNKGKAPEAPKAEDAPGNKLSTKAVEALLESNAALKNELAGMDKDKAAEALRKMDIAELLTGLAVGGKNQKDMASYKFWQTQPVPRFDEAANDAGGPIKIIDPEKVSKTPDTLIEGFEWATLDLTNDDELQELWDLLTYHYVEDDNAMFRFRYSKSFLHWALMSPGWKKEWHVGVRASKSKKLVASICGVPTEVRVRDQKIKVTEINFLCIHKKLRSKRLTPVLIKEITRRCYLSGIYQAVYTAGVVLPTPVSSCRYYHRPLDWLKLYEIGFSHLPRGSTKARQITRNHLPSTTATPGLRVMEAKDVDAVQDLLERYSKRFALNQAFTREEVEHWLLHKEEAGKEQVVWSYVVEDAETHKITDFVSFYNLESTVIQHPKHDNVRAAYLYYYGTETAFTQDQKALKERLLMLMNDALVLAKKAKFDVFNALTLHDNPLFLEQLKFGAGDGQLHYYLYNYRTAPVPGGVNDKNLPDEKKMGGVGIVML, encoded by the exons ATGTCGGACCCCAAGGATAACAAGGGCAAGGCCCCCGAGGCGCCCAAAGCTGAA GATGCGCCAGGTAACAAGCTGTCCACCAAGGCAGTGGAGGCTCTGCTGGAGAGTAACGCCGCCCTGAAGAACGAGCTGGCCGGAAtggacaaggacaaggctgCTGAAGCTCTACGGAAGATGGATATTGCCGAGTTGTTGACGGGTCTTGCTGTGGGCGGAAAGAACCAGAAGGACATGGCTTCGTACAAGTTCTGGCAGACACAGCCAGTGCCTCGATTCGATGAGGCGGCCAACGATGCTGGCGGACCtatcaagatcatcgaccCTGAGAAGGTGTCCAAGACTCCCGATACGCTGATCGAAGGATTTGAGTGGGCAACGCTGGACCTGACCAACGACGACGAACTCCAAGAACTGTGGGATCTGTTGACATACCATTACGTCGAGGATGACAATGCTATGTTCCGGTTCAGATATTCCAAGTCATTTTTGCACTG GGCTTTGATGTCTCCGGgctggaagaaggaatggCACGTCGGTGTCCGCGCGAGCAAGTCTAAGAAATTGGTCGCTTCGATCTGCGGTGTTCCCACGGAAGTTCGCGTTCGTGATCAGAAGATCAAGGTGACGGAGATCAACTTCCTGTGCATTCACAAGAAGTTGCGCTCCAAGCGTCTGACTCCCGTCCTTATCAAGGAGATCACCCGTCGCTGCTATCTTAGCGGTATCTACCAAGCCGTTTACACTGCGGGTGTTGTTCTGCCGACGCCTGTTAGTTCTTGCCGGTACTACCACCGCCCATTGGACTGGCTGAAGCTCTACGAAATCGGCTtctcccacctcccccgtGGCTCCACCAAAGCACGCCAGATCACCAGGAACCACCTTCCCAGCACCACAGCAACCCCTGGCTTGCGCGTTATGGAGGCCAAGGATGTGGACGCTGTTCAGGATTTGCTGGAGCGGTATTCCAAGCGGTTTGCCTTGAACCAGGCCTTCACCCGCGAGGAAGTCGAGCATTGGTTGTTGCACAAGGAAGAGGCCGGAAAGGAGCAGGTTGTATGGTCTTACGTGGTCGAAGATGCCGAAACCCACAAGATCACCGACTTTGTCTCTTTCTACAACCTTGAGTCGACTGTGATTCAGCACCCCAAGCACGACAACGTCCGCGCCGCTTACCTGTACTACTATGGCACGGAAACTGCCTTTACCCAGGATCAGAAGGCTCTTAAGGAGAGACTGCTCATGCTGATGAATGATGCTCTGGTTCTCGCGAAGAAG GCTAAATTCGATGTATTCAACGCACTGACCCTGCACGACAACCCTCTGTTCCTGGAGCAGCTCAAATTCGGTGCAGGTGACGGCCAGCTTCATTACTATCTGTACAATTATCGGACGGCTCCGGTCCCTGGAGGTGTCAACGATAAGAACCTTcccgatgagaagaagatgggcgGTGTGGGTATCGTTATGCTGTAG
- the RTC5 gene encoding restriction of telomere capping protein 5 (COG:O;~EggNog:ENOG410PIPH;~InterPro:IPR006571;~PFAM:PF07534), whose protein sequence is MGVGQSTEYGGQASSPEELSYVLAERFATKCFTPLELTHLKDNFFSRAIDQGGLKYWNEKTLSDFLGIPDSSESQCPLDAGPVIFRMVSYLGAFPFQNTLAPSVLTFEAMVKVVVLLTERYGKVLRRARRDRIRLLFGSLADVGRKSVDQQNNDDEVREDADAPAPSSHVPGFAIDEPANDDYEDEEDDDLALAALESLDAIEVFKHDSRMDRAVYEARISADTLRRLLMLLIVISPLKPLEPVKTYTSDLNEERMKAVRSEADSIMAAFNHESSGGISYKEFARTVTSSFPYLFDPLTPLFEHLLFSRNLNLSQKRNRADSAADSAASEPVEEAPDDDLPSPTTITLPGSFESVILNPSVISHLSFFLPSSSESLNFLRGNVRLHPVFSTVAHGSSLTSFSHHVLTWSSGTLLMLEGTNPSGEMVTIGAYLPQPWNSPTSTQTSSKFSNSVLPSLFQLSPKHMLLQGNPSSSIQQQSNTPAAYFSTSSGISIGCQIPPSSRSNKKSPTPHGAGSLTIDVSLETAQFHVSPVVRNGVFLPPPPGSTPDTTVKTTIEIYNLEVWGLVPDPTTTSAEGGKSAVELQQAKWDFEAREAERRRNVNLKTGGSAAEESARWLLETAGLIGDGAGRRAGGSV, encoded by the exons ATGGGAGTGGGCCAGTCGACCGAGTATGGGGGGCAGGCGTCCTCGCCAG AGGAGCTGAGCTACGTGCTTGCTGAACGGTTTGCAACTAAATGCTTCACTCCCTTGGAGTTGACCCATCTCAAAGACAACTTCTTTTCACGTGCCATTGACCAAGGCGGCTTGAAGTACTGGAATGAGAAGACTCTCTCGGATTTTCTAGGGATTCCGGATAGCAGTGAATCCCAATGTCCTCTGGATGCGGGCCCTGTGATCTTCCGCATGGTCTCGTACCTTGGGGCATTTCCTTTCCAAAACACTCTTGCTCCAAGTGTGCTAACATTTGAGGCTATGGTGAAAGTCGTTGTTTTGCTGACTGAACGATACGGAAAAGTCCTAAGACGTGCGCGCAGGGATAGGATACGGTTGCTTTTCGGAAGCCTTGCTGATGTTGGAAGAAAAAGCGTTGACCAGCAGAATAATGACGATGAAGTCCGCGAGGATGCTGATGCACCTGCGCCAAGCTCCCATGTCCCAGGGTTTGCCATCGATGAGCCGGCCAACGATGATtatgaggacgaggaggacgatgacCTAGCACTAGCTGCTCTAGAATCCTTGGATGCTATCGAGGTCTTCAAGCACGACTCGCGCATGGACAGGGCTGTCTACGAAGCTCGGATATCTGCTGATACGCTCCGTCGCCTCTTGATGCTTCTAATAGTTATTTCGCCCTTAAAGCCTCTTGAGCCTGTAAAAACATACACTTCCGATCTAAACGAAGAGCGCATGAAAGCAGTTCGATCGGAGGCCGATAGCATCATGGCAGCATTCAACCATGAATCTTCTGGCGGTATAAGCTATAAGGAGTTTGCCCGGACCGTGACATCTTCATTTCCGTATCTTTTCGATCCTCTGACACCGCTGTTCGAGCATCTCCTTTTCAGCAGAAATTTGAACCTATCCCAAAAACGCAACAGGGCCGATTCTGCGGCCGATTCTGCGGCATCAGAGCCTGTCGAAGAAGCTCCAGATGATGATCTACCTTCACCCACAACGATTACGCTCCCGGGTAGCTTTGAATCCGTGATTCTCAACCCAAGCGTCATCTCACATCTGtcgttcttcctcccctcatcctcggaaAGCCTAAACTTCCTGCGCGGCAATGTGCGCCTGCACCCAGTCTTCTCAACCGTGGCGCATGGCTCCTCTTTAACCTCGTTTTCGCACCACGTGCTCACCTGGTCCTCAGGCACTCTCCTCATGCTCGAGGGAACCAACCCAAGCGGCGAAATGGTGACCATTGGCGCCTACCTGCCACAGCCATGGAATTCGCCTACCTCCACCCAAACCAGCTCCAAGTTCTCCAACTCCGTCCTCccatctctcttccagctctcgcCAAAACACATGCTCCTGCAAGGgaatccctcctcatccatccaacaacaGTCAAATACCCCAGCCGCCTACTTCTCCACAAGCTCAGGTATATCAATAGGCTGCCAGATTCCCCCTTCATCGCGCAGCAATAAAAAGTCCCCCACTCCGCACGGGGCAGGCAGCTTAACCATCGACGTCAGCCTCGAGACTGCACAATTCCACGTCTCTCCCGTCGTCCGCAACGGCGTCTTCCTGCCCCCACCCCCAGGCTCTACCCCAGATACCACCGTCAAAACTACCATCGAAATCTACAACCTAGAAGTCTGGGGTCTGGTGCCCGACCCCACAACCACGTCCGCAGAGGGCGGAAAAAGCGCCGTTGAGTTACAGCAGGCGAAATGGGACTTTGAAGCTCGGGAAGCTGAACGGCGGCGCAACGTGAATCTAAAGACTGGCGGCAGTGCCGCAGAAGAAAGCGCCAGATGGTTACTGGAAACCGCAGGGTTAATCGGAGACGGTGCAGGACGACGTGCAGGAGGGAGTGTCTAA
- a CDS encoding class I SAM-dependent methyltransferase (COG:Q;~EggNog:ENOG410PQ52;~InterPro:IPR029063,IPR041698;~PFAM:PF08241,PF13649): MSTDLSTTAASIARLSLHDPNNFHIQHSQTLHRLTLLQHWAIPAGSRLLELGCGQGDCTTVLASAVGEQGSVVAVDPADLDYGSPYTLSQAQSHISQSPLGHRITWIQQSPLDYLSSLPPTFDAAILAHSLWYFSSPAVILSTFRAVRQHSKRLLLAEWGLVATHPSAQPHVLAALAQAALECRKPGESSDSNVRTVLGPKRLRELAVEAGWKVEREEYVQTGEGLLDGRWEVAAVLDGGFEEEVRRVVRDERERAVVLAAKDACEMSVRGVERVRSMDVWVASFV, from the exons ATGTCCACcgacctctccaccaccgccgcatcCATCGCgcgcctctccctccacgaCCCCAACAACTTCCACATCCAACACTCCCAAACCCTCCACCGACTaaccctcctccagcacTGGGCCATCCCCGCAGGCTCCAGACTCCTCGAGCTAGGATGCGGCCAAGGCGACTGCACGACCGTCCTCGCCTCCGCCGTAGGCGAACAGGGCAGCGTAGTAGCAGTTGACCCAGCAGATCTTGATTACG GATCCCCATACACCCTCTCCCAAGCCCAATCCCACATCAGCCAATCCCCACTAGGGCACCGCATAACCTGGATCCAACAATCCCCACTAGATtacctctcctccctgccACCGACATTCGACGCTGCAATCCTCGCCCACAGTCTCTGGtacttctcctctcccgcaGTTATCCTGTCTACTTTCCGCGCCGTCAGGCAGCACAGTAAACGGCTCTTGCTGGCGGAGTGGGGACTAGTAGCCACGCACCCGTCCGCGCAGCCGCATGTGCTCGCTGCGCTGGCGCAGGCGGCGCTGGAGTGTCGGAAACCTGGGGAGAGTAGTGACTCGAATGTGCGGACGGTGTTGGGGCCGAAGAGGCTTAGGGAGTTGGCGGTGGAGGCGGGATGGAAGGTCGAGAGGGAGGAGTATGTACAGActggggaggggttgttggatGGGAGGTGGGAGGTTGCGGCTGTTCTTGATGGGGggtttgaggaggaggtgaggagggttgtgagggatgagagggagagggcggtggtgttggcggcgAAGGATGCGTGTGAGATGAGTGTTAGGGGtgtggagagggtgaggagtaTGGATGTTTGGGTTGCTAGTTTtgtttga
- a CDS encoding uncharacterized protein (COG:S;~EggNog:ENOG410PNBA;~InterPro:IPR037651;~go_component: GO:0000812 - Swr1 complex [Evidence IEA];~go_process: GO:0006338 - chromatin remodeling [Evidence IEA];~go_process: GO:0043486 - histone exchange [Evidence IEA]), with protein sequence MAEKRKLPARERREPAAKRRASEAPSRPSPQPQQSKKKGSTPVVAPSPPPPPPPEPAEPPLPTKIKDGEPLPTTAAPQPTTLTDKEYQSYAESAILLASLERSKKKWLSDGILERYWTKPKKTKREQIEGKNPPKETMSKVGACNIVVGPHLFDAMLYTVKDPNAPPPIQYTTPQRPMVHYGHPNNFQQYHPYPHSPAPPQHARQHPPQGSPATPGTPQPGYTPGNHPPPSHPARTPSQPPHRPPGPQSAQRPSPSQHPQSAQPPKPSPDPVIQMLATRAASDPELKALMRVVASSKASQEQLRAFQAHIDELNAIIRAREQQQQRLQQQQRQVQPSTPSHPPPRPSQTPIQHPQPQQTPQPSQPPQQPPSAQKPPPQPVQQPPQQPPQQKPQQNPQSTPQGQSQPQSTPRVEVQVPKPSPSAAPTHPPPNSNVPQPPQTPTPQAPKPAPQVVIKQEPGVAAPGQPPSQPVSSPSVAPAPTPTPDPQKQASPAVRPMPPPQQQPTPRPGPPHPPYQQPPYQSHPPAIQSRPPQYGSPSPYYRPAPPPPPPRQNYKSVVFEFTSPLTPYGSSTSGHAGSGDRYLFPEYTILEWLPGGNTVLASFLLVRKVDPNATFPLESATETANPRAKGKASKSKSKKADKNKEKAGEADKDKGKAEDKEKDKPQEKSNDKPESSGTEPKPDGDKAPASSTQADQKAEASETPNKPSTDKDDSKDKKVDSKDKDKEKENKEKEKDKDSNLKEYYQPVTFRIFTNNPKVLEPLGRVVKPPDEVRKYMNEIMDRAERAPEGFLAYRLPREEPDDNKPAPETEDSGKKTGTPVPAARGRLQSRSKTVDEESDVENIEGAVEEEEEEELKDFYGPPTGLPPMGA encoded by the exons ATGGCCGAAAAACGCAAACTCCCCGCCCGCGAACGTCGCGAACCCGCGGCGAAGCGAAGAGCCTCCGAAGCTCCGTCTCGACCAtcccctcaacctcaacagtcgaagaagaaagggtcTACACCGGTCGTTGCTCcttcgccccctcctccgccaccaccggAACCTGCCGAACCCCCTTTGCCTACAAAGATAAAGGATGGAGAGCCTCTTCCGACTACGGCCGCGCCGCAACCAACTACTCTTACGGATAAAGAGTATCAGTCGTATGCAGAAAG TGCGATTCTGTTAGCTTCCCTGGAACgatcgaagaagaaatggctAAGCGACGGCATTTTGGAGAGATACTGGaccaagcccaagaagaccaagagggAGCAGATTGAAGGAAAGAATCCGCCCAAGGAGACCATGTCAAAGGTTGGAGCTTGCAACATTGTTGTCGGGCCTCATCTGTTCGACGCGATGCTGTACACTGTCAAAGATCCCAacgcgccgccgccgatcCAATACACCACCCCTCAACGCCCGATGGTTCATTATGGACACCCAAACAACTTTCAACAATACCACCCCTATCCTCACTCCCCTGCTCCGCCCCAGCATGCACGgcaacatccaccccaaGGCTCTCCGGCGACTCCTGGAACACCTCAACCTGGCTACACTCCTGgaaaccacccacccccttcacATCCTGCTCGGACTCCAAGTCAGCCACCCCACCGTCCCCCTGGCCCTCAATCCGCGCAAAGACCATCGCCTTCCCAGCACCCTCAGTCTGCCCAACCGCCGAAGCCTAGCCCAGATCCCGTCATTCAGATGCTTGCAACACGAGCTGCGTCCGATCCTGAGCTCAAAGCGTTGATGCGCGTCGTGGCCTCGAGCAAAGCATCCCAAGAACAACTCCGCGCTTTCCAGGCTCATATTGACGAACTGAATGCCATCATTCGCGCaagggagcagcagcaacaacggctacagcagcagcagcgccaggTCCagccttccactccttctcatcctcccccgCGTCCGTCACAAACTCCTATACAACACCCCCAGCCCCAGCAAACGCCGCAACCTTCGCAACCTCCGCAACAACCCCCCTCTGCACAAAAGCCTCCCCCGCAGCCAGTTCAGCAACCCCCTCAGCAACCCCCCCAGCAGAAACCCCAGCAAAACCCTCAGTCAACCCCCCAAGGGCAGTCGCAGCCACAGTCCACGCCGCGTGTCGAGGTGCAAGTCCCCAAACCATCACCGTCTGCCGCCCCTACCCACCCTCCTCCGAACTCGAACGTCCCACAGCCGCCACAAACGCCTACTCCACAGGCACCTAAGCCAGCCCCTCAGGTTGTAATTAAGCAAGAACCTGGCGTGGCGGCGCCAGGTCAGCCCCCGTCTCAGCCGGTATCGAGTCCTAGTGTGGCGCCAGCTCCAACTCCTACCCCGGATCCGCAAAAGCAGGCAAGCCCTGCTGTACGACCCATGCCgcctccccagcagcaaccaacGCCGCGACCAGGACCTCCACACCCACCCTATCAACAACCTCCGTATCAGAGCCATCCACCTGCCATACAATCTCGGCCTCCGCAGTATGGGTCGCCATCGCCGTATTATCGCCCAGCTCCGCCACCGCCCCCTCCGAGACAGAACTACAAGTCGGTGGTCTTTGAATTTACGTCACCGCTGACCCCCTATGGAAGCAGCACATCCGGACATGCAGGCTCTGGTGATCGATACCTATTTCCTGAGTACACAATTCTGGAATGGCTCCCTGGAGGAAATACTGTTCTTGCCTCGTTCCTGCTCGTGAGGAAGGTTGATCCAAACGCAACGTTTCCCTTAGAGTCAGCTACTGAGACGGCCAACCCCCGGGCTAAAGGCAAGGCATCCAAGTCCAAGTCGAAGAAAGCagacaagaacaaggagaaAGCGGGTGAAGCGGACAAGGATaaagggaaagcagaggataaagagaaagacaagcCGCAGGAGAAATCCAATGATAAACCTGAATCTTCTGGCACTGAACCTAAACCTGATGGTGATAAGGCACCAGCCAGCAGCACGCAAGCTGACCAGAAGGCTGAAGCATCCGAAACTCCTAACAAACCCTCAACAGACAAGGATGACTCTAAAGACAAAAAGGTCGATAGcaaggacaaggacaaggaaaaggagaacaaggagaaagagaaggacaAAGACTCCAATCTGAAGGAATACTACCAACCCGTGACATTCcgcatcttcaccaacaaccccaaagTCCTCGAGCCTCTAGGCCGTGTCGTGAAGCCTCCGGACGAAGTCCGCAAATACATGAACGAGATCATGGACCGAGCGGAACGCGCCCCCGAGGGATTCCTGGCATACCGTCTGCCCCGAGAAGAGCCCGACGATAACAAGCCGGCCCCTGAGACAGAAGATAGCGGCAAGAAAACCGGAACCCCGGTGCCTGCTGCGCGTGGGAGGTTGCAGTCTCGGAGTAAGACGGTGGACGAGGAATCGGATGTGGAGAATATCGAGGGCGCtgtagaggaggaagaggaagaggaactcAAGGATTTCTATGGTCCGCCTACGGGACTTCCACCTATGGGAGCGTGA
- a CDS encoding alpha/beta hydrolase (COG:S;~EggNog:ENOG410PVX2;~InterPro:IPR000073,IPR029058;~MEROPS:MER0017243;~PFAM:PF12697;~TransMembrane:1 (i12-34o)), translated as MVELQPIFKKAYWALAAGGIFYAIFVCAMTYPVVQRFALYVNKINPTAWQDVNLVESFGFLKTQVQPFNLVTPDNETLYGWHLLPLQLCHEHEEELNANEPDGPADDYTKTTAFKLLKNDPNARVVVSFHGNAAHLASAQRPDIYRQILGLSTPQNPVHVFAIDYRGFGLSTGTPTEEGLITDGVSLLNYLTSGPLNISPSRIVVMGQSLGTAVSAAVAERFAFGSPDPTAIQPAIKDPEPFAGVILLASFSNVPSLIDSYSLKGITPPMLSLLANYPRAHNWAKSRIIDRWDTAARVARLSGVNTNITKDDPNPAYANKGLDLFIIHAANDVEIPWQEGRRVWIAATGEDIPGGPGRIVHERKDSNGPNEVQIWENQSAKDNAVVKRVRWERVSHGGHNRVATFSVAALSVMRAFEK; from the exons ATGGTTGAGCTTCAACCCATCTTCAAGAAGGCCTACTGGGCCCTGGCAGCCGGTGGTATCTTCTATGCCATATTCGTCTGTGCCATGACGTATCCCGTAGTCCAAAGATT TGCCCTCTACGTCAACAAGATCAATCCCACTGCGTGGCAGGACGTCAATCTGGTCGAATCATTCGGCTTTCTCA AAACTCAGGTCCAGCCATTTAATCTTGTGACTCCCGATAACGAGACACTCTACGGATGGCATCTCCTGCCCCTGCAACTGTGTCACGAGCACGAAGAGGAGCTGAATGCAAACGAACCCGACGGACCAGCAGACGACTACACCAAAACCACTGCATTCAAGCTTCTTAAGAATGACCCGAATGCCAGGGTAGTAGTCAGCT TTCACGGCAACGCCGCCCACCTCGCATCCGCCCAGCGACCCGACATTTATCGACAAATCCTGGGACTCTCTACACCCCAGAACCCCGTTCATGTCTTTGCCATTGACTACCGCGGGTTTGGCCTCTCAACCGGCACTCCCACAGAAGAGGGTCTAATCACAGACGGAGTATCCCTGCTCAACTACCTCACCTCCGGGCCACTGAACATCTCCCCGTCACGCATCGTTGTCATGGGTCAGAGCCTAGGAACAGCCGTCAGCGCAGCCGTGGCAGAGCGCTTTGCATTCGGTTCCCCAGACCCTACTGCTATCCAGCCAGCAATCAAGGACCCGGAACCCTTCGCCGGCGTTATCCTGCTAGCATCCTTCAGCAACGTGCCAAGTCTGATAGATTCCTACAGTCTGAAGGGAATCACACCTCCAATGCTCTCCTTGCTAGCCAACTACCCTCGGGCACACAACTGGGCGAAGAGCCGCATTATCGACCGCTGGGACACCGCCGCTAGAGTGGCACGTTTGTCGGGAGTAAACACCAACATTACCAAAGACGACCCTAACCCCGCTTACGCGAACAAAGGTCtcgacctcttcatcatccatgcaGCAAACGACGTCGAGATCCCCTGGCAGGAGGGCCGGCGGGTCTGGATCGCCGCCACGGGCGAGGACATCCCCGGTGGCCCTGGCAGGATAGTCCACGAACGGAAGGACTCTAACGGACCGAACGAAGTGCAAATCTGGGAGAACCAGTCGGCGAAAGACAACGCCGTCGTTAAGCGCGTCAGATGGGAGCGCGTGAGCCATGGCG GCCACAACCGCGTCGCAACCTTCTCCGTCGCCGCTCTTTCAGTGATGAGGGCCTTTGAGAAGTGA